In Pseudomonas sp. ADAK2, the genomic window TGAACCCAGCCACCCTCGGGATAGAACAACCCGCCATGGGCCAGGGCAATGCCGGCCCGCGCCTCGGCTTGCGGTTGATCCAGCACGTGCAGCAAGTCCGCAGGAAACGCTGCCGCCAGTTGCGCTTGACGCTCGGCTTCCTTGGCATTGAACGCCAGTTGCAGCACGCCGCAGCCGTCCCAGTCGACACCGCGATGCAACTGTTCGATCACCCGCCGGGTATGGCCGAAACCGCTGACGATCAGTTGCGATAACGCCGTGCCGTGGGCCGATAGTTTCAGGTACAGCACGCCTTGCGGATTGCCCGAAGCTTCCTGGGCGATGTCGGCATGCCGCTCCAGCAAACTGACCTGCCACCCCCGCGCCGCGAGGCTGGCCGCACTGGCGCAACCGGCCAGGCCAGCGCCGATCACCAGGGCGCGGCGCTCTCCCTTATGTGGCGCAGGGCGAACGAACCAAGGCTTGGCCGGCGTCGGCGCCGCCACCTCGGCTGGCCAGCCAATAAAAGCACCGCGCAGGATTTCCCATTTGTGGCCGATGCCCGGCGTGCGCTTCATCTTGAAGCCCGCGGCGTTGAGCAGCCGACGCACCCAACCGGTGCTGGTAAAGGTGCTGATGGTCGAATCCGGAGCGGCCAGACGCGCCAGTTCGGCGAACAGCTCGGCGGTCCACATGTCGGGGTTTTTCGCCGGGGCGAAACCGTCGAGAAACCACGCATCGATCTGCGCATCAAGTTGCGGCAATTGTTCCAGCGCATCGCCGATCAGCAACGTCAGGGTGACCCGGCCGTTATCCAGCACCAGCCGTTGAAAGCCTTGATGGATCGCCACGTACTGGGCCAGCAATTGATCGGCGAATGGCTTGAGTTCCGGCCACAACGCCAGCGCCCGTTGCAGGTCCTGGGCGGTCAACGGGTACTTTTCCACGCTGACAAAATGCAGTCGCGCACCGGCCACCGCCTGCGCTTCGAACAGTTGCCAGGCACAGAGGAAATTCAACCCGGTGCCGAAACCGGTCTCGCCAATCACCAGTCGACCGTCGGCGGGCAACGCGGCAAAGCGCTCCTTCAGGCGGTTTTGTTCGATGAACACATAGCGGGTTTCCTCCAGCCCGGACAAGTCGGAAAAATACACATCATCGAACACCCGCGAATACGGGCGTCCCTGGTCGTCCCAGTCGAGCTGGGCGTTGGGCAATTCAGGGTTCATGGCAGGCTCGGCAACGGCAAGGCGGGCATTCTATCCGATCAGGGCTCCGTTGCTTGATCCATGGCAATGTCCAGAGCAAGTCGGTCAGGGAAAATCCGCAGCCGGTTTTTTGTGACGAACTTCTGCGCTGACCACTGGCCCAATCCGCTAGTCTTGCTCAATCTTGGAACGGAGCCGCCCATGTTCGAATCTGCCGAAATCGGTCACGCCATCGACAAAGAAACCTATGACGCCGAAGTGCCGGCCCTGCGCGAGGCCCTGCTTGAAGCGCAATTCGAACTTCAGCAGCAGCAACGCTTCCCGGTGATCATTCTGATCAATGGCATCGAAGGCGCCGGCAAGGGCGAGACGGTCAAGTTGCTCAACGAATGGATGGACCCGCGCCTGATCGAGGTGCGCACTTTCGACCAGCAAAGCGATGAAGAATTGGCGCGGCCACCGGCCTGGCGCTACTGGCGGATGCTCCCGGCCAAGGGACGCATGGGGATTTTCTTCGGCAACTGGTACAGCCAGATGCTGCAAGGGCGAGTCCATGGCTTGTTCAAGGACGCGGTGCTGGATCAGGCGATCAACCAGTCCGAGCGTTTCGAAAAAATGCTCTGCGACGAAGGCGCGCTGATCTTCAAGTTCTGGTTCCACCTCTCCAAGAAGCAAATGAAGGCGCGGCTCAAGGCGCTCGCCGACGACCCGTTGCACAGCTGGCGCATCAGCCCGTTGGACTGGCAGCAATCTGAAACCTACGACAAATTTGTGAAGTACGGTGAGCGCGTGTTGCGTCGCACCAGCCGTGACTACGCGCCGTGGCATGTGATCGAAGGCGTGGATCCGCATTACCGTTCATTGGTGGTCGGCCAGATCCTGCTCGAAGGCCTGCAAAACGCGCTCAAGCGTCCCAAGATCCATCCCGACAAGGTCAATGCCGCGCCGCTGCCTATTCATGTCGATCAATTGAACCTGCTCGACAGCCTGGATTTGACCCAACGCCTGGACAAGGACGATTACGAAGAGCAGTTGATCACCGAGCAGGCGCGCTTCTCCGGCCTGATGCGCGACAAACGCATGCGCCAGCACGCCCTGGTGGCGGTGTTCGAAGGCAATGATGCGGCGGGCAAGGGCGGGGCGATTCGCCGGGTCGCGGCGGCGCTCGATCCACGCCAATACAGCATCGTGCCGATTGCCGCACCGACCGAAGAGGAGCGGGCGCAACCGTACCTGTGGCGTTTCTGGCGGCACCTTCCGGCCAAGGGCAAATTCACCGTGTTCGACCGTTCCTGGTACGGCCGGGTACTGGTGGAGCGCATCGAAGGTTTCTGCC contains:
- the mnmC gene encoding bifunctional tRNA (5-methylaminomethyl-2-thiouridine)(34)-methyltransferase MnmD/FAD-dependent 5-carboxymethylaminomethyl-2-thiouridine(34) oxidoreductase MnmC, translating into MNPELPNAQLDWDDQGRPYSRVFDDVYFSDLSGLEETRYVFIEQNRLKERFAALPADGRLVIGETGFGTGLNFLCAWQLFEAQAVAGARLHFVSVEKYPLTAQDLQRALALWPELKPFADQLLAQYVAIHQGFQRLVLDNGRVTLTLLIGDALEQLPQLDAQIDAWFLDGFAPAKNPDMWTAELFAELARLAAPDSTISTFTSTGWVRRLLNAAGFKMKRTPGIGHKWEILRGAFIGWPAEVAAPTPAKPWFVRPAPHKGERRALVIGAGLAGCASAASLAARGWQVSLLERHADIAQEASGNPQGVLYLKLSAHGTALSQLIVSGFGHTRRVIEQLHRGVDWDGCGVLQLAFNAKEAERQAQLAAAFPADLLHVLDQPQAEARAGIALAHGGLFYPEGGWVHPPALCQWQASQPNIQLLTHRDVLALRKVDDQWQAWDGDTLLASAPVVVLAGAAEIKRFAQSADLPLKRIRGQITRLAQTTESQSLATVVCAEGYVAPARLGEHTLGASFDFNSDDLTPTTAEHMGNLQLLEEISSDLVTRLHADQLDAEHLQGRAAFRCTSPDYLPIVGPLADGQAFNRAYAALSKDARQVPDAPCPWLEGLYVNSGHGSRGLITAPLSGELLAAWLDNEPLPLPRSVAEACHPNRFALRRLIRGT
- the pap gene encoding polyphosphate:AMP phosphotransferase, whose amino-acid sequence is MFESAEIGHAIDKETYDAEVPALREALLEAQFELQQQQRFPVIILINGIEGAGKGETVKLLNEWMDPRLIEVRTFDQQSDEELARPPAWRYWRMLPAKGRMGIFFGNWYSQMLQGRVHGLFKDAVLDQAINQSERFEKMLCDEGALIFKFWFHLSKKQMKARLKALADDPLHSWRISPLDWQQSETYDKFVKYGERVLRRTSRDYAPWHVIEGVDPHYRSLVVGQILLEGLQNALKRPKIHPDKVNAAPLPIHVDQLNLLDSLDLTQRLDKDDYEEQLITEQARFSGLMRDKRMRQHALVAVFEGNDAAGKGGAIRRVAAALDPRQYSIVPIAAPTEEERAQPYLWRFWRHLPAKGKFTVFDRSWYGRVLVERIEGFCPPTDWLRAYSEINDFEEQISESNVIVVKFWLAIDKQTQLERFQSREEIPFKRFKITEDDWRNRDKWDAYRAAVGDMVDRTSTEISPWTLVEANDKRWARVKVLRTINRALEEAFEKADKKAKKHKK